The proteins below come from a single Bacteroidota bacterium genomic window:
- the iadA gene encoding beta-aspartyl-peptidase, protein MILIRQIETYTPTYLGKKDILTGGGKIISICDHLDFVGNPNLEVIDGTGLMALPGLIDAHVHIAGAGGEGGPATRTAGLRISDMLEAGVTTVVGCLGTDGYTRSVESVLMKVKSIRHEGLSAWMFTGAYQIPPPSILENVGKDIAMIEEIIGVGEVALSDHRSSYPTTQELIRLASMARVGGMLGNKCGIVNIHMGDAKDPFRPLYDASTTSEIPLKQFWPTHCNRNHHIFEDAKEYGKKGYLDLTASSYPYFPEFEIKPSKAIAELLRSGVPLQHITLTSDACGSLPDFDEQGNLVKLEMGYPLSVFTEIRDSILEEKMSISDAFSLATSNVAGILKLAHKGRIQENNDADLLILDKELNIIHVLANGSVMVRNGNILKKGAYE, encoded by the coding sequence ATGATCCTGATCCGGCAAATAGAAACTTATACTCCCACATACCTCGGGAAGAAAGACATCCTCACCGGGGGAGGGAAGATCATCAGCATTTGCGACCATTTGGATTTCGTCGGCAATCCAAACCTTGAAGTCATCGATGGCACCGGCCTGATGGCATTACCGGGGTTGATCGATGCCCATGTACACATTGCCGGTGCCGGTGGTGAAGGCGGTCCGGCTACGCGTACCGCCGGGCTCAGGATCAGCGACATGCTGGAAGCCGGGGTTACCACCGTTGTCGGATGCCTGGGTACCGACGGGTATACCCGGTCTGTAGAGTCAGTCCTGATGAAGGTCAAAAGTATTCGGCACGAAGGCCTCAGCGCCTGGATGTTTACCGGAGCTTACCAGATACCCCCTCCATCCATCCTGGAAAATGTGGGTAAGGATATCGCCATGATTGAAGAGATCATCGGGGTTGGGGAAGTCGCGCTGTCCGACCACCGCTCCTCATACCCTACCACACAGGAACTGATCAGGCTGGCTTCCATGGCCAGGGTCGGTGGTATGCTTGGAAATAAATGCGGAATTGTGAATATCCACATGGGTGACGCAAAAGACCCGTTCAGGCCACTCTATGATGCAAGCACTACAAGCGAAATACCTTTGAAGCAATTCTGGCCCACGCATTGCAACCGCAACCATCATATTTTTGAGGATGCAAAAGAATATGGGAAGAAAGGCTACCTGGACCTGACGGCAAGTTCGTATCCTTACTTCCCTGAATTTGAGATCAAGCCTTCGAAAGCTATCGCCGAACTGCTCAGGTCAGGGGTGCCCTTGCAGCACATCACCCTCACCTCAGATGCATGCGGTTCACTTCCGGATTTCGATGAACAGGGAAACCTGGTCAAGCTGGAAATGGGATATCCGCTTTCGGTCTTTACAGAGATCAGGGACTCCATCCTGGAAGAAAAAATGTCGATAAGCGATGCATTCAGCCTTGCAACATCAAATGTTGCCGGGATACTTAAGCTTGCGCATAAAGGACGTATTCAGGAAAATAACGATGCCGACCTGCTGATCCTGGATAAGGAACTGAATATAATTCATGTGTTGGCCAATGGTTCGGTAATGGTCAGGAACGGAAATATTCTTAAAAAAGGAGCTTATGAGTAA
- a CDS encoding cyanophycinase, which produces MSKLLIIKAVVAMMLCPVWVCGQSLPGNIMVVGGGSEDAGGWSDTPYRWVTQMAQNGKVACITTDEAPTQWLPQYFMSLGASWSRNFVIRNSQTANAQETYDSLITYDALFFKGGDQWDYYHIYKGTVVEQASMEIFNRGGVVSGTSAGLQILGEVDFIAMNGTVYPEEALEDPFNNYMTLTNDFLPFFPATIFDSHVAERGRFGRITGFLGNWSLAEQQEILGIGVDDKTALCIDTSGTGYVYGTGAVGLYHAGVGNTFSISGSKLLASNLEVSQALNSCIIDFSTLNINGLQGSTQPAFYGESLSCNLMLSASDALSDNEEFLLRLKSLVPGNEEIIIITGYSLSTAQAVQNHLTQIGAASAILSTTPDNYDDPLWLQRLQSNDVYLFVDNEYEVLNDFLEYGSNGQYLKAAMAEAGKTFAFMGSDSRFAGKYCAVNYKEAYASYDGELDIREGLGLLKNSAIMPNTFNEDLNVENTATGLPYILVKENLAYGFWMHGNAWMEISASNGQISFKARGSCPVIFLENPGSPAGFADLPVSSGGLPRNIAGFTGFRMQLFDETNDIMLEDVTGIHEEGNVLGFRVFPVPTADDISIAPDVIWVKPSPSALFRVSLSGIGGDVICEKTTTLPTTLHIGHFPSGTFILSIENTKTGTHYHKKIVIIH; this is translated from the coding sequence ATGAGTAAGCTGTTGATCATAAAAGCCGTTGTCGCAATGATGTTATGTCCTGTATGGGTTTGCGGACAATCCCTTCCGGGTAATATTATGGTGGTGGGCGGAGGATCGGAGGACGCCGGCGGCTGGAGCGATACTCCGTACAGGTGGGTAACACAAATGGCCCAAAACGGAAAAGTAGCCTGTATCACCACCGACGAGGCCCCTACACAGTGGCTGCCTCAATACTTTATGTCGCTGGGCGCATCCTGGTCGAGAAATTTCGTTATCCGCAACAGCCAGACTGCCAATGCACAGGAAACTTACGACAGCCTGATCACCTATGATGCATTGTTCTTCAAGGGAGGCGATCAATGGGATTATTACCATATATATAAAGGTACAGTGGTTGAACAAGCGAGTATGGAGATATTTAACCGCGGTGGAGTGGTTTCCGGTACTTCCGCCGGATTGCAGATCCTGGGTGAAGTAGATTTTATTGCCATGAACGGGACAGTTTACCCGGAAGAAGCCCTGGAAGACCCTTTTAACAACTATATGACCCTCACCAATGATTTTCTGCCCTTTTTCCCTGCCACGATATTCGACTCCCATGTTGCCGAAAGGGGTAGATTCGGGAGGATCACCGGTTTCCTGGGGAACTGGAGCCTGGCAGAACAGCAAGAGATACTGGGAATTGGAGTGGATGATAAAACAGCATTATGTATTGATACTTCAGGAACAGGATATGTTTATGGCACCGGGGCGGTAGGTTTATATCATGCGGGAGTAGGGAATACTTTTTCCATAAGCGGAAGCAAGCTTCTGGCAAGTAATTTAGAAGTCAGCCAGGCACTGAATTCCTGTATAATTGATTTTAGCACACTAAATATAAACGGATTACAGGGCTCAACCCAGCCCGCTTTTTACGGTGAGTCGCTTTCATGTAATCTGATGCTGAGCGCCAGCGATGCCCTTAGCGATAATGAAGAGTTTCTTTTGCGTTTGAAGTCACTCGTGCCGGGTAATGAAGAAATCATCATCATTACCGGATATAGTTTGAGCACCGCCCAGGCAGTTCAAAACCACCTGACCCAGATAGGCGCTGCTTCCGCAATATTGTCCACAACACCGGATAATTACGATGATCCTCTTTGGCTGCAACGCTTACAAAGCAATGATGTATATCTTTTTGTGGACAATGAATACGAAGTACTGAATGATTTCCTGGAATATGGTTCAAACGGGCAATACCTCAAAGCGGCAATGGCAGAAGCGGGAAAAACTTTTGCTTTTATGGGCAGCGACAGCCGTTTCGCAGGAAAATACTGTGCCGTCAATTACAAGGAAGCATATGCCTCGTACGATGGAGAACTTGATATTCGGGAGGGACTTGGCTTACTAAAAAACAGTGCCATCATGCCCAATACTTTTAACGAGGATCTGAATGTGGAGAATACAGCCACCGGTTTGCCCTATATCCTGGTGAAGGAAAACCTTGCTTACGGTTTTTGGATGCATGGGAACGCCTGGATGGAAATCTCTGCATCAAACGGGCAAATAAGCTTCAAAGCCAGGGGCTCCTGCCCGGTCATCTTCCTGGAAAACCCGGGAAGCCCGGCCGGCTTTGCCGACCTTCCCGTTTCTTCAGGAGGTTTACCCAGAAACATTGCCGGATTTACCGGTTTCAGGATGCAGCTTTTTGATGAGACTAATGATATAATGCTGGAAGATGTAACGGGAATACATGAGGAAGGGAATGTATTGGGGTTCAGGGTTTTCCCGGTGCCGACAGCAGATGACATCTCCATAGCCCCAGATGTCATCTGGGTAAAACCCTCACCATCCGCGCTTTTCCGAGTCAGTCTCAGCGGTATAGGAGGAGATGTCATCTGTGAGAAAACAACCACCCTGCCCACAACCCTGCACATTGGTCACTTCCCTTCAGGAACCTTTATTCTTAGCATTGAAAACACCAAAACAGGAACACATTATCACAAAAAGATTGTCATAATTCATTGA
- a CDS encoding T9SS type A sorting domain-containing protein, translated as DGKLYWGREGGIGRCNPDGTGAELFQLWELTSPPEMAIGLAYNPDDNKLYITNDKYDYSGGVYRINMDGTGLEEIVSGTDGAAIAVDWEHDRIYYCDYLKGVCMNTYDGGNESVIDAGYVDAVIWGLVVDMYAGKIYYTDKYDDKILQANLDGTGRVDYVTGVDAYAMAWYAEDMTGIVSQVEMAAMQVYPNPAHEQILFSGLNDCDKITIVNSMGQVVYTLDPEGQENMNLSTEELGRGLFYVSFVSGDQQVTRKLIIE; from the coding sequence ATGACGGAAAGCTATACTGGGGTAGGGAAGGCGGTATCGGACGCTGCAATCCCGATGGTACCGGCGCGGAGCTTTTTCAGTTATGGGAACTCACCTCTCCGCCGGAGATGGCTATTGGACTGGCTTACAATCCTGATGACAACAAATTGTACATCACGAACGACAAATACGATTATTCAGGTGGTGTTTACCGTATCAACATGGATGGAACGGGTTTGGAGGAGATCGTTTCCGGTACGGATGGTGCAGCAATTGCCGTTGATTGGGAACATGACCGGATCTATTACTGCGATTACCTCAAAGGTGTCTGTATGAATACTTACGATGGCGGGAACGAGTCTGTGATCGATGCCGGATATGTCGATGCTGTGATCTGGGGGTTGGTTGTGGATATGTATGCAGGAAAGATCTATTATACAGATAAGTATGATGATAAAATCTTGCAGGCCAATCTTGACGGGACGGGTCGCGTTGATTACGTTACGGGTGTCGATGCTTATGCGATGGCCTGGTATGCGGAAGATATGACCGGAATCGTTTCTCAGGTGGAAATGGCTGCCATGCAGGTTTATCCCAATCCGGCGCATGAACAGATACTTTTCTCGGGTTTGAATGATTGTGATAAGATAACAATTGTGAACAGCATGGGTCAGGTTGTCTATACACTTGATCCTGAAGGGCAGGAAAACATGAACCTAAGCACAGAAGAATTGGGGAGGGGGCTGTTTTATGTAAGTTTTGTTTCCGGTGATCAGCAGGTTACCAGGAAACTAATAATTGAATGA
- a CDS encoding cyanophycinase: MKIIRIPISILVLLVCLSCVDQQLINDKPGPKGTLYIIGGGKRPEAMVREMISLSGADSSGYIIILPMASEEPDSSAFYAARQFSMLGIQSIAAMNILDANVCSHDRLDSIRGAAMIYITGGDQQRFMDIVLQTPVHEAIRSAFNEGSLIAGTSAGAAVMSRLMITGNEFKHPEYTGDFRTIEAGNMEIKEGLGLVDDIIVDQHFVKRMRMNRLISVALENPGVLCAGIDEATALVIHGRKGRVSGESQVILIRFDGIYKTNEKGLIAGRGLQLDILLPGESFNY, translated from the coding sequence ATGAAAATCATTAGAATACCCATTTCAATCCTTGTCCTGCTTGTTTGTTTGTCGTGTGTTGACCAACAGCTCATTAACGATAAACCCGGCCCTAAAGGCACCCTTTACATCATTGGTGGCGGGAAAAGACCCGAGGCTATGGTCAGGGAGATGATCAGCCTTTCGGGTGCCGACAGCTCCGGGTATATCATTATACTGCCCATGGCCAGCGAAGAACCCGATTCATCGGCTTTTTATGCTGCCAGGCAGTTCAGCATGCTGGGGATACAATCTATCGCGGCAATGAACATCCTGGATGCAAATGTCTGCTCCCATGACCGGCTCGACAGTATCCGGGGTGCTGCAATGATTTACATCACCGGCGGGGATCAGCAGCGTTTCATGGATATTGTGCTGCAAACACCTGTACATGAAGCCATACGCTCGGCATTCAACGAAGGATCACTGATAGCCGGCACGAGTGCCGGGGCTGCCGTCATGAGCCGGCTCATGATCACGGGAAATGAGTTCAAACACCCTGAATATACCGGTGATTTCAGAACGATCGAAGCCGGTAACATGGAGATTAAGGAAGGGTTGGGCCTGGTAGATGATATCATTGTGGACCAGCACTTTGTTAAAAGGATGCGCATGAACCGCCTCATCAGTGTTGCACTTGAAAACCCCGGAGTGCTTTGTGCCGGGATCGATGAGGCTACAGCCCTGGTTATCCATGGCCGGAAAGGCAGGGTAAGCGGGGAAAGTCAGGTGATACTTATCCGTTTTGACGGAATATATAAAACCAATGAAAAAGGCCTCATCGCTGGAAGAGGCCTTCAACTGGATATTCTGCTGCCAGGAGAATCATTCAATTATTAG